A genomic segment from Halorussus sp. MSC15.2 encodes:
- the otsB gene encoding trehalose-phosphatase — protein MADPTDPDHDRDGGTAPDDSTGDEVASDDDADDPNADGPDDADAEIPARLRENLYVVVEELADHDGLLVALDFDGTLAAIENRPEEATIPDPTREAVASLAHEPNVEVAVVSGRELADVRERVGVPDISYAGNHGLEIHADEYTVHPTASAAEEDIAELCDLLTDELAHVEGVIVENKGVTATVHHRLVDDDEVPAVVDAVETLVAARDDVRLTTGKDVLELRPAVEWDKGEAVRELREELVPDDERWLPVYVGDDTTDEAAFLHVGDRGLGVKVGDDPDTEAPYRVADSEAVRTILEWLHEYGVEFVGTDHRDVSGGPS, from the coding sequence ATGGCAGACCCCACCGACCCAGACCACGACCGCGACGGCGGCACCGCCCCGGACGACAGTACCGGCGACGAAGTAGCTTCGGACGACGACGCCGACGACCCCAACGCCGACGGCCCGGACGATGCGGACGCCGAGATTCCGGCGCGACTCCGCGAGAACCTCTACGTCGTCGTCGAGGAACTCGCGGACCACGACGGTCTGCTCGTCGCGCTCGACTTCGACGGCACCCTCGCCGCCATCGAGAACCGCCCGGAGGAGGCGACGATTCCGGACCCGACACGCGAGGCCGTGGCGTCGCTAGCCCACGAACCGAACGTCGAGGTCGCGGTCGTCAGCGGCCGGGAACTGGCCGACGTGCGCGAGCGCGTCGGCGTCCCCGACATCTCCTACGCCGGGAACCACGGTCTGGAAATCCACGCCGACGAGTACACCGTCCACCCGACCGCGAGCGCGGCCGAGGAGGACATCGCCGAACTCTGCGACCTGCTGACCGACGAACTCGCCCACGTCGAGGGCGTCATCGTGGAGAACAAGGGCGTGACCGCCACCGTCCACCATCGACTCGTGGACGACGACGAGGTGCCCGCGGTCGTGGACGCGGTCGAGACGCTGGTCGCCGCCCGCGACGACGTGCGCCTGACCACCGGCAAGGACGTACTGGAACTCCGGCCCGCGGTCGAGTGGGACAAGGGCGAGGCGGTCCGTGAACTCCGGGAGGAACTCGTCCCCGACGACGAGCGCTGGCTTCCGGTCTACGTCGGCGACGACACGACCGACGAGGCGGCCTTCCTCCACGTCGGCGACCGTGGTCTCGGCGTCAAGGTGGGCGACGACCCCGACACCGAGGCCCCGTATCGCGTCGCCGACTCGGAGGCCGTCCGCACGATACTGGAGTGGTTGCACGAGTACGGCGTCGAGTTCGTCGGGACCGACCACCGCGACGTCTCCGGCGGGCCGTCGTGA
- a CDS encoding ABC transporter ATP-binding protein, whose translation MSFTDDEDDPFEEQREQAENPMKRLFLEYGSENAFAFVTGVVASIFARVLNLLPPVILGVAIDSLFGQQSNQIPYADALAGQLPFVSSGLVAAITPTGRTGQFWFSVGVVAAAFGVGAAFHWARNWGWNSFAQNIQHNIRTDTYDKMQRLNMDFFADKQTGEMMSILSNDVNRLERFLNDGMNSAFRLGVMVLAIAAFLFAINWQLALVAMVPVPLIAIFTYKFIQIIQPKYADVRTAVGNVNSRLENNLSGIQVIKTSNTESYESDRVEDVSNDYFDSNWGAIVTRIKFFPSLQILSGLGFALTFVVGGLWVFNGEGPWFFTGTLRPGEFVTFILFTQRFIWPMAQFGSIINMYQRAYASSSRIFGLMDEPSRIREDPDAEDLVVEDGEVVYDDVTFGYDEDETIVNDVSFEVDGGDTLALVGPTGAGKSTVLKLLLRMYDVDEGAIRIDGTDLRDVSLPSLRQNIGYVSQDTFMFYGTVEENIAYGTFDVDHEDIVEAAKAAEAHEFIQNLPDGYETEVGERGVKLSGGQRQRISIARAVLKDPEILVLDEATSDVDTETEMLIQRSLDELTEDRTTFAIAHRLSTIKDAEKIVVLEGGEIVERGTHGELLDEDGLYAHLWGVQAGEIDELPEEFIERAARRTARTDAGD comes from the coding sequence ATGAGTTTCACAGACGACGAAGACGACCCGTTCGAGGAACAACGGGAGCAGGCCGAGAACCCCATGAAACGGCTGTTCCTCGAATACGGGTCGGAGAACGCCTTCGCGTTCGTCACGGGCGTCGTGGCGAGCATCTTCGCGCGGGTGCTGAACCTGCTCCCGCCTGTAATCCTCGGCGTCGCCATCGACTCGTTGTTCGGCCAACAGTCCAACCAGATTCCGTACGCGGACGCGCTGGCGGGGCAACTCCCGTTCGTATCGAGCGGGTTGGTAGCGGCTATTACACCGACGGGACGGACCGGCCAGTTCTGGTTCTCGGTCGGCGTCGTCGCGGCCGCCTTCGGCGTCGGTGCGGCGTTCCACTGGGCGCGAAACTGGGGGTGGAACTCCTTCGCACAGAACATCCAGCACAACATACGGACCGACACGTACGACAAGATGCAGCGGCTGAACATGGACTTCTTCGCCGACAAGCAGACCGGCGAGATGATGTCCATCCTGTCGAACGACGTGAACCGACTGGAGCGGTTCCTCAACGACGGGATGAACTCGGCGTTCCGACTGGGCGTGATGGTGCTCGCCATCGCAGCATTCCTCTTCGCCATCAACTGGCAGCTAGCACTCGTGGCGATGGTGCCTGTGCCGCTCATCGCTATCTTCACCTACAAGTTCATCCAGATTATCCAGCCGAAGTACGCCGACGTCCGGACCGCGGTGGGCAACGTCAACTCCCGACTGGAGAACAACCTCAGCGGGATTCAGGTCATCAAGACGAGTAACACCGAGAGCTACGAGTCCGACCGGGTCGAGGACGTGTCGAACGACTACTTCGACTCGAACTGGGGCGCTATCGTCACCCGCATCAAGTTCTTCCCCTCGCTCCAGATTCTGTCCGGACTCGGGTTCGCACTCACCTTCGTCGTCGGCGGTCTCTGGGTGTTCAACGGCGAGGGACCGTGGTTCTTCACCGGAACCCTCAGACCCGGCGAGTTCGTCACGTTCATCCTGTTCACCCAGCGGTTCATCTGGCCGATGGCGCAGTTCGGCTCCATCATCAACATGTACCAACGCGCGTACGCGTCGAGTTCCCGCATCTTCGGGTTGATGGACGAACCGAGTCGAATCCGGGAGGACCCCGACGCGGAGGACCTCGTGGTCGAGGACGGCGAGGTCGTCTACGACGACGTGACCTTCGGCTACGACGAGGACGAGACCATCGTGAACGACGTCAGCTTCGAAGTCGATGGCGGCGACACCCTCGCGCTGGTGGGACCGACGGGCGCGGGCAAGTCCACCGTCCTTAAACTCCTGCTCCGGATGTACGACGTGGACGAGGGTGCCATCCGCATCGACGGCACCGACCTGCGGGACGTGAGTCTGCCGAGCCTCCGCCAGAACATCGGCTACGTCAGTCAGGACACGTTCATGTTCTACGGGACGGTCGAGGAGAACATCGCCTACGGCACCTTCGACGTGGACCACGAGGACATCGTGGAGGCCGCGAAGGCCGCGGAGGCCCACGAGTTCATCCAAAACCTGCCGGACGGCTACGAGACCGAAGTCGGCGAGCGCGGCGTGAAACTCTCGGGCGGCCAGCGCCAGCGCATCTCCATCGCCCGCGCGGTGCTGAAGGACCCCGAAATCCTCGTGCTGGACGAGGCGACCAGCGACGTGGACACCGAGACCGAGATGCTCATCCAGCGGAGTCTGGACGAACTCACCGAGGACCGGACCACGTTCGCCATCGCCCACCGCCTCTCGACCATCAAGGACGCCGAGAAAATCGTGGTCCTCGAAGGCGGCGAAATCGTGGAGCGCGGAACCCACGGCGAGCTGCTCGACGAGGACGGTCTCTACGCGCACCTCTGGGGCGTGCAGGCCGGGGAAATCGACGAGTTACCCGAGGAGTTCATCGAGCGCGCGGCCCGACGAACCGCCAGAACGGACGCGGGCGACTGA
- a CDS encoding trehalose-6-phosphate synthase translates to MTTNTTGATIESAAETVADLCEDRELVVASNRQPYSHYYEDGDAVSVDRPAGGLTAALDPVMQAAEGTWVAWGDGDADREVVGPDDTVAVPPEDPAYDLARVWLTDEQVEGYYRGYSNQVLWPLCHLDTAKMNPREEFWREYRETNADFADAILDSTDGAGSDPVVWFQDYHLALAPRRVRDARPDAFLAHFWHIPWPSRDVFRACPQYEQLLDGLLANDLVGFHTEDYCRNFLDCVEAATDARVDRASGSVSYRGHRTFVRSFPLGIDASRQADLAESDEADEWWAEFRDAHGIDPSDTLAVGVERLDYTKGIEQRLAALERFWADNPERRGEFTYVQKGTESRSGIEAYDRLQDRVAAEIERINDRFGTDDWTPVIYTTDHLPEAAIAALYREADLGLVTPVRDGMNLVAKEYVAAQTRDPGVLVLSELAGATDQLGDEAVLVHPYDTPGFADGIAEALSLSLAERRTRIADLQREVHAKDVYEWLESTFETAAAVERGRRSLRQSRPSPTDD, encoded by the coding sequence ATGACAACGAACACGACAGGGGCGACAATCGAATCGGCCGCCGAGACAGTCGCCGACCTCTGCGAGGACCGCGAACTCGTCGTGGCATCGAACCGCCAACCGTACAGCCACTACTACGAGGACGGGGACGCCGTCAGCGTGGACCGCCCGGCGGGCGGTCTCACCGCGGCGCTGGACCCCGTGATGCAGGCCGCCGAGGGGACGTGGGTTGCGTGGGGCGACGGCGACGCCGACCGAGAGGTCGTCGGCCCGGACGACACCGTGGCTGTCCCGCCCGAGGACCCCGCGTACGACCTCGCACGCGTCTGGCTGACAGACGAGCAGGTCGAGGGCTACTACCGCGGATACAGCAATCAAGTGCTCTGGCCGCTGTGTCACCTCGACACCGCGAAGATGAACCCTCGCGAGGAGTTCTGGCGCGAGTACCGCGAGACCAACGCCGACTTCGCCGACGCGATTCTCGACTCGACGGACGGCGCGGGAAGCGACCCCGTAGTCTGGTTTCAGGACTACCACCTCGCGCTGGCCCCGCGGCGGGTCCGGGACGCCCGGCCCGACGCCTTCCTCGCGCACTTCTGGCACATCCCGTGGCCGTCTCGGGACGTGTTCCGGGCGTGCCCGCAGTACGAGCAACTGCTCGACGGACTGCTCGCCAACGACCTCGTGGGCTTTCACACCGAGGACTACTGCCGGAACTTCCTCGACTGCGTGGAGGCCGCGACCGACGCCCGCGTGGACCGGGCCAGCGGTAGCGTCTCGTACCGCGGCCACCGGACCTTCGTGCGGTCGTTCCCGCTCGGCATCGACGCCAGCAGGCAGGCAGACCTCGCCGAGTCCGACGAGGCCGACGAGTGGTGGGCCGAGTTCCGCGACGCCCACGGTATCGACCCGAGCGACACCCTCGCGGTGGGCGTCGAGCGCCTCGACTACACCAAGGGCATCGAGCAGCGCCTCGCCGCGCTCGAACGCTTCTGGGCCGACAACCCCGAGCGGCGCGGCGAGTTCACCTACGTCCAGAAGGGGACCGAGAGCAGGTCGGGCATCGAGGCCTACGACCGACTGCAGGACCGCGTGGCCGCCGAAATCGAGCGCATCAACGACCGGTTCGGCACCGACGACTGGACGCCGGTGATATACACGACCGACCACCTCCCCGAGGCGGCCATCGCCGCGCTCTACCGCGAGGCCGACCTCGGTCTCGTGACGCCGGTCCGCGACGGGATGAACCTCGTCGCAAAGGAGTACGTCGCGGCCCAGACCCGCGACCCCGGCGTCCTCGTGCTGAGCGAACTCGCGGGCGCGACCGACCAGTTGGGCGACGAGGCCGTCCTCGTCCACCCCTACGACACGCCGGGCTTCGCCGACGGCATCGCCGAGGCGCTCTCGCTGTCGCTGGCCGAGCGCCGCACGCGAATCGCGGACCTCCAGCGCGAGGTCCACGCCAAGGACGTCTACGAGTGGCTCGAATCCACCTTCGAGACCGCCGCCGCCGTCGAACGCGGCCGGCGCTCGCTCCGGCAGAGCAGACCGAGTCCGACCGACGACTGA